One genomic region from Mycobacterium basiliense encodes:
- a CDS encoding 5-formyltetrahydrofolate cyclo-ligase yields the protein MTTAGKAALRQQLVAARRLVADDVRAAEAALLSGHLELVVSAGSTVCAYVPVGAEPGSMAMLDVLLRRAGRVLLPVARTTSDNIPLPLLWGEYRPGELVSGRWGLREPPEPWLPESAVADAAVVLLPALAVDRRGVRLGKGLGFYDRSLTRPHRQTRLIAMIRDDELVDELPSEPHDVRMTHAITPGRGVIAFPDRE from the coding sequence ATGACAACAGCGGGCAAAGCAGCATTGCGGCAACAGCTAGTGGCCGCCCGGCGCCTGGTTGCCGACGACGTCCGGGCCGCCGAAGCCGCGCTGTTGAGCGGGCACCTAGAGCTCGTCGTCAGCGCCGGCAGCACGGTTTGCGCCTATGTGCCGGTGGGCGCCGAACCTGGCTCGATGGCAATGCTCGATGTGTTGTTGCGGCGCGCAGGGCGCGTGTTGCTGCCGGTGGCACGCACCACAAGTGACAACATTCCGTTGCCGCTGTTGTGGGGCGAATACCGGCCTGGAGAGCTGGTCAGCGGCCGTTGGGGACTGCGGGAACCACCCGAGCCCTGGCTGCCGGAGTCGGCCGTTGCCGACGCCGCCGTGGTGCTTCTGCCCGCGCTAGCGGTGGACCGCCGGGGTGTGCGGCTGGGCAAGGGACTCGGCTTCTACGACCGCTCGCTGACGCGGCCGCATCGGCAAACACGGCTGATCGCGATGATCCGCGATGACGAATTGGTCGACGAGTTGCCATCCGAGCCGCACGACGTGCGCATGACGCACGCGATCACTCCGGGGCGCGGCGTGATCGCATTTCCGGATCGGGAATGA
- a CDS encoding FmdB family zinc ribbon protein encodes MPTYSYACTQCADRFDVVQAFTDDALTTCQKCSGRLRKLFNAVGVVFKGSGFYRTDSRESTKTSKGSTEGAASSDASTTASSNASSGSSSSEAKSSGSGEKSTSSAKTSATAVSS; translated from the coding sequence GTGCCGACCTACAGCTACGCGTGCACCCAGTGCGCGGACCGCTTCGACGTTGTCCAGGCCTTCACCGACGATGCGCTGACCACGTGCCAGAAGTGCTCCGGTCGGCTGCGCAAGCTGTTCAACGCGGTAGGCGTGGTGTTCAAAGGCAGCGGTTTTTACCGCACCGACAGCCGCGAATCGACCAAGACATCCAAGGGCTCAACCGAGGGAGCTGCCTCCAGCGACGCCTCCACCACCGCGAGTTCGAACGCCAGCTCGGGCTCCAGTTCGAGCGAGGCCAAATCGTCCGGTTCCGGCGAGAAGTCCACCAGCAGCGCCAAGACCTCGGCTACGGCCGTCTCCAGCTAG
- a CDS encoding SAF domain-containing protein, with protein MNPSLLSRISMSLRPNWTRTILARRVAAGGLVVLAGIAALRPNPDADRAQVVVTTRDLGPGTALTADDVHVEMRAAATLPEGSQADPKAVVGATLAGPARRGEVITDVRILGSRLAETTAGPGARIVPLHLADSALIDLVRVGDVVDVLAAPSAEPTAASPAAKVVATNAVVVLVSAKQELQTHGDRVVLVALPARVANTVAGSALGQAVTITLH; from the coding sequence ATGAATCCAAGTCTGCTCAGCCGGATTTCGATGTCGTTGCGGCCGAACTGGACCCGGACCATCCTGGCGCGGCGTGTCGCCGCGGGCGGCCTCGTCGTCCTGGCCGGCATCGCGGCGCTACGGCCGAATCCGGACGCCGACCGTGCCCAGGTGGTGGTCACCACGCGCGACTTGGGCCCGGGCACGGCGCTGACCGCCGACGATGTCCACGTGGAAATGCGCGCGGCCGCAACCCTTCCCGAAGGTTCCCAGGCGGACCCAAAAGCGGTCGTCGGCGCCACCCTCGCAGGTCCGGCGCGCCGCGGTGAGGTAATCACCGACGTCCGTATCCTGGGCAGTCGGCTGGCCGAGACCACCGCCGGCCCCGGCGCGCGCATCGTGCCGTTACATCTGGCCGACAGCGCACTGATCGATCTGGTCCGGGTCGGTGACGTGGTCGACGTACTGGCCGCGCCGTCCGCCGAGCCCACCGCCGCCTCGCCGGCCGCAAAAGTCGTCGCGACCAACGCGGTCGTCGTTCTGGTGTCGGCAAAGCAGGAGCTCCAGACGCACGGTGACCGCGTAGTGTTGGTTGCGCTGCCGGCTCGTGTGGCGAACACGGTGGCAGGCTCTGCGCTGGGACAGGCGGTGACCATCACCCTGCACTGA
- the mscL gene encoding large-conductance mechanosensitive channel protein MscL, producing MLKGFKEFLSRGNIVDLAVAVVIGTAFTALVTKFTDSIITPLINRVGVNQQSDVGVLKISIGGGQTIDLNIVLSATINFVLIAAVVYFLVVLPYNTLRKKGEVEQADDAQIVLLTEIRDLLADTNAANPSGRHGGPGAGGSPPPNHGPRADS from the coding sequence ATGCTCAAGGGGTTCAAGGAGTTTCTCTCGCGGGGCAATATCGTCGACCTGGCCGTCGCAGTGGTCATCGGTACGGCGTTCACGGCGTTGGTCACCAAGTTCACCGACAGCATCATCACGCCGTTGATCAACCGAGTGGGCGTCAATCAGCAATCCGATGTCGGCGTGTTGAAGATCAGCATCGGCGGCGGCCAAACCATCGACTTGAACATCGTGCTGTCGGCCACCATCAACTTCGTGCTGATTGCGGCCGTGGTGTACTTCCTGGTCGTGCTGCCGTACAACACCCTGCGCAAGAAGGGCGAGGTCGAACAGGCCGATGACGCCCAAATCGTCCTGCTTACGGAAATCCGCGACCTACTGGCAGATACGAATGCCGCGAACCCGTCCGGTAGGCACGGCGGCCCCGGCGCGGGCGGGTCACCGCCGCCGAACCACGGGCCCCGGGCAGACAGCTGA
- a CDS encoding MogA/MoaB family molybdenum cofactor biosynthesis protein — protein MNADAQLSDLGYTVAPMEKDAELIVGRALVVVVDDRTAHGDEDHSGPLVTELLTEAGFVVDGVIAVEADEVEIRNALNTAVIGGVDLVVSVGGTGVTPRDVAPEATRDILDREILGIAEAVRASGLSAGITDAGLSRGLAGVSGSTLVVNLAGSRYAVRDGMATLNPLATHIIGQLSSLEI, from the coding sequence ATGAACGCCGACGCGCAGCTGTCCGACCTCGGATATACGGTTGCACCCATGGAGAAGGACGCGGAGTTGATAGTCGGACGGGCACTTGTCGTCGTCGTCGACGATCGCACTGCCCACGGCGACGAGGACCATAGCGGCCCGCTGGTCACCGAGCTGCTCACCGAGGCCGGCTTCGTCGTCGACGGTGTGATTGCGGTCGAGGCCGACGAGGTGGAGATCCGGAACGCGCTGAATACCGCGGTGATCGGCGGCGTGGATCTGGTGGTGTCGGTGGGTGGCACCGGCGTGACTCCGCGCGATGTTGCCCCGGAAGCTACCCGCGACATTCTCGACCGGGAGATCCTTGGTATCGCCGAGGCGGTCCGCGCCTCCGGGTTGTCCGCGGGGATTACCGACGCCGGATTGTCACGCGGCCTGGCCGGGGTATCCGGCAGCACGCTGGTGGTCAACCTTGCCGGATCCCGTTATGCCGTGCGAGACGGAATGGCGACGCTCAATCCGCTAGCCACTCACATCATCGGACAGTTGTCCAGCCTGGAGATCTGA
- a CDS encoding trypsin-like peptidase domain-containing protein, translated as MADQAQVEEERLSDMTNHPRYSPPPQQPGYRNAPNQPVPPAYAQGPQQTYNQQFDWRYHQPRPPLGQPYDTLTGTGPGPLRGGTGSGPIPGGTGQGAVPGGTGPGPIPGMLPPMAPPPTVIQQRRPRAGMLAVGAVVIAVVSAGIGGAAASIIELNRSPVASNDGGVVASGAPSVPAANMPPGSVEQVASKVVPSVVMLETDLGRQSEEGSGVILSADGLIMTNNHVVAAAAKPPAGSPEPKTTVTFYDGRTAPFKVVGADPTSDIAVIRVSGVSGLTPIALGSSSDLRVGQPVLAIGSPLGLAGTVTTGIVSALNRPVSTTGEAGNQNTVLDAIQTDAAINPGNSGGALVNMNAQLVGINSAIATLGADSGDAQSGSIGLGFAIPVDQAKRIADELISTGKASHASLGVQVTTDKGIPGAKVVEVVQGGAAATAGVPKGVVVTKVDDRPINSADALVAAVRSKAPGDKVSLTFQDPAGGNRTVQVTLGKAEQ; from the coding sequence ATGGCCGACCAAGCCCAAGTAGAGGAAGAGCGACTTAGCGACATGACGAATCACCCGAGGTATTCGCCACCGCCGCAGCAGCCGGGATATCGTAACGCGCCTAACCAGCCTGTGCCTCCCGCCTATGCCCAGGGGCCACAGCAAACTTACAACCAGCAGTTCGACTGGCGTTATCATCAGCCCCGGCCGCCGCTCGGTCAGCCCTACGACACCCTAACTGGCACGGGCCCGGGGCCCCTGCGGGGCGGCACCGGCTCGGGGCCGATACCGGGAGGCACCGGGCAAGGCGCCGTGCCTGGCGGCACTGGACCGGGACCAATACCCGGCATGTTGCCGCCAATGGCGCCCCCGCCCACGGTGATTCAGCAACGGCGGCCACGCGCGGGCATGTTGGCCGTTGGTGCGGTGGTGATTGCGGTGGTGTCCGCCGGCATCGGCGGTGCGGCCGCATCGATCATCGAACTCAACCGGTCGCCGGTAGCATCCAACGATGGCGGAGTGGTCGCCAGTGGAGCACCGAGCGTTCCAGCAGCAAACATGCCGCCGGGCTCGGTCGAGCAGGTGGCGTCCAAGGTGGTGCCCAGCGTCGTCATGCTCGAGACCGATCTGGGCCGTCAGTCGGAGGAGGGCTCCGGCGTCATCCTGTCGGCCGATGGGCTGATCATGACCAACAACCACGTCGTCGCGGCCGCCGCCAAGCCGCCCGCGGGCAGTCCGGAGCCGAAGACCACGGTGACCTTCTACGACGGTCGCACCGCCCCGTTCAAGGTGGTCGGGGCCGATCCCACCAGCGATATCGCGGTCATCCGGGTCTCGGGGGTCAGCGGCCTGACGCCGATTGCCTTGGGGTCCTCCTCGGATCTGCGGGTCGGTCAGCCGGTACTGGCGATCGGCTCACCGCTCGGCCTGGCCGGCACCGTGACCACGGGGATCGTCAGCGCCCTCAACCGCCCGGTGTCCACCACCGGCGAGGCGGGTAACCAGAACACCGTGCTGGACGCGATTCAGACCGATGCTGCGATCAACCCGGGTAACTCCGGTGGTGCGCTGGTCAACATGAACGCCCAGTTGGTCGGGATCAACTCGGCTATCGCCACGTTGGGTGCGGATTCGGGCGACGCGCAGAGTGGTTCGATCGGCCTCGGCTTTGCGATTCCGGTTGATCAGGCTAAGCGCATCGCTGACGAGCTGATCAGCACCGGTAAGGCGTCGCACGCGTCGCTGGGCGTCCAGGTCACCACCGACAAAGGTATTCCGGGTGCCAAGGTCGTCGAGGTGGTCCAGGGCGGTGCGGCCGCGACCGCCGGCGTGCCTAAGGGTGTTGTCGTGACCAAGGTCGACGACCGCCCGATCAACAGCGCCGACGCGTTGGTGGCGGCCGTACGGTCCAAGGCGCCCGGCGACAAGGTGTCGCTGACCTTCCAGGATCCGGCCGGTGGCAATCGCACCGTGCAGGTCACGCTCGGCAAGGCGGAACAGTGA
- a CDS encoding HAMP domain-containing sensor histidine kinase encodes MHWFRRRPRAPLRATSSLSLRWRVMLLAMSMVAMVVVLMSFAVYAVISAALYSDIDNQLQSRAQLLIASGSLAADPGKAIEGTAYSDVNAMLVNPGRSIYTANQPGQTLPVGTPEKAVIRGELFLSRRTVSDQRVLAIHLPNGSSLLISKSLKPTEAVMTKLRAVLLIVGGVGVAVAAVAGGMVTRAGLRPVGRLTEAAERVARTDDLRPIPVFGSDELARLTEAFNLMLRALAESRERQARLVSDAGHELRTPLTSLRTNVELLMASMAPGAPRLPEQEMVDLRADVLAQIEELSTLVGDLVDLTRGDAGVVVHEPVDMAEVVDRSLERVRRRRNDIHFDVAVIPWQVYGDAAGLSRAALNLMDNAAKWSPPGSHVGVRLTQLDPSHAELVVSDHGPGIPPQERRLVFERFYRSASARAMPGSGLGLAIVKQVVLNHGGSLRVEDTVAGGQPPGTSIYMLLPGRPMPDPAYPPAPVGPGADGQANRTKAGLREGANSTGSANVISVESQSARAR; translated from the coding sequence ATGCATTGGTTCCGTCGGCGACCGCGCGCACCGCTGCGAGCCACCAGCTCGCTGTCGCTGCGGTGGCGGGTGATGCTGTTGGCGATGTCCATGGTCGCCATGGTGGTCGTACTAATGTCTTTCGCCGTCTACGCGGTAATCTCGGCGGCGCTCTACAGCGACATCGACAACCAGCTGCAGAGCAGGGCGCAATTGCTGATCGCCAGTGGCTCGCTGGCGGCCGATCCGGGCAAAGCCATCGAGGGCACCGCGTATTCGGATGTTAATGCGATGCTGGTCAACCCGGGCCGGTCGATCTACACCGCCAACCAACCGGGGCAGACCCTGCCCGTCGGGACACCGGAGAAAGCGGTCATTCGCGGCGAACTATTCCTGTCCCGGCGCACCGTATCCGATCAGCGGGTGCTCGCCATTCACCTGCCCAACGGCAGTTCGCTGCTGATCTCCAAGAGCCTGAAGCCGACCGAAGCGGTGATGACCAAACTGCGTGCGGTGCTGCTGATCGTCGGCGGCGTCGGCGTCGCGGTCGCCGCGGTCGCCGGTGGGATGGTGACTCGGGCCGGGCTGCGTCCGGTGGGTCGCCTCACCGAAGCCGCCGAACGGGTGGCCCGAACCGACGACCTGCGGCCCATTCCGGTGTTCGGCAGTGACGAATTAGCAAGGCTGACCGAGGCATTCAACCTGATGCTGCGGGCGCTGGCCGAGTCCAGGGAGCGACAGGCACGGCTGGTCAGCGACGCCGGACACGAGTTGCGGACGCCGTTGACCTCGCTGCGCACCAACGTCGAACTGCTGATGGCGTCCATGGCGCCTGGAGCGCCTCGGCTGCCCGAGCAGGAGATGGTTGACCTGCGCGCCGATGTGTTGGCCCAGATCGAGGAATTGTCCACACTGGTGGGCGACTTGGTGGACCTGACCCGTGGCGACGCCGGGGTCGTGGTGCACGAGCCGGTCGATATGGCCGAAGTGGTCGACCGCAGTCTGGAACGGGTCAGGCGGCGCCGCAACGACATTCACTTCGACGTCGCCGTGATTCCCTGGCAGGTCTATGGCGATGCCGCCGGGTTGTCGCGGGCGGCACTGAACTTGATGGACAACGCGGCGAAGTGGAGTCCGCCGGGCAGCCACGTTGGTGTCCGGCTGACCCAGCTTGATCCGTCGCACGCCGAACTGGTGGTTTCTGACCACGGACCGGGGATTCCCCCACAAGAGCGGCGGCTGGTGTTCGAACGCTTCTACCGATCCGCATCGGCGCGGGCGATGCCCGGGTCGGGCCTGGGTCTGGCGATTGTCAAGCAGGTGGTGCTCAATCACGGCGGGTCGCTGCGCGTGGAAGACACCGTCGCGGGTGGTCAGCCACCGGGAACGTCGATATACATGCTGCTTCCCGGGCGCCCGATGCCGGATCCGGCCTACCCGCCGGCGCCGGTCGGTCCCGGGGCCGACGGCCAGGCCAACCGTACAAAGGCCGGTCTGCGGGAGGGCGCGAACTCTACGGGTTCGGCGAACGTTATCTCAGTGGAATCTCAGTCCGCGCGCGCAAGGTAG
- the mprA gene encoding two-component system response regulator MprA has product MRILVVDDDRAVRESLRRSLSFNGYSVELAHDGLEALDMIASDRPDALVLDVMMPRLDGLEVCRQLRSTGDDLPILVLTARDSVSERVAGLDAGADDYLPKPFALEELLARMRALLRRTKPEDVAESVAMRFSDLSLDPVTREVTRGTRRISLTRTEFALLEMLIANPRRVLTRSRILEEVWGFDFPTSGNALEVYVGYLRRKTEADGEPRLIHTVRGVGYVLRETPP; this is encoded by the coding sequence GTGCGGATTCTTGTCGTCGACGACGATCGCGCGGTGCGCGAGTCGCTGCGCAGGTCGCTTTCCTTCAACGGTTACTCGGTCGAGCTCGCCCACGATGGACTCGAGGCGCTCGACATGATTGCCAGCGACCGCCCGGACGCGCTCGTCCTGGACGTCATGATGCCGCGTCTGGACGGGCTGGAGGTGTGCCGTCAACTGCGTAGCACCGGCGACGACTTGCCCATTTTGGTGCTGACCGCCCGTGACTCGGTTTCCGAGCGGGTCGCCGGCCTCGACGCCGGTGCCGATGACTACCTGCCCAAGCCGTTCGCGCTCGAAGAATTGTTGGCGCGGATGCGGGCATTGCTGCGGCGCACAAAACCAGAGGATGTTGCCGAGTCGGTTGCCATGCGCTTCTCCGACCTCAGCCTGGACCCGGTAACCCGCGAGGTGACGCGCGGAACCCGACGCATCAGCCTCACCCGCACCGAGTTCGCATTGCTGGAAATGCTTATCGCTAATCCGCGACGCGTGCTGACCCGAAGCCGCATCCTTGAAGAGGTGTGGGGCTTTGACTTTCCGACTTCGGGCAACGCGCTCGAGGTTTACGTGGGGTATTTACGTCGAAAAACCGAGGCCGACGGCGAGCCGCGGCTGATCCATACCGTGCGCGGAGTGGGTTACGTGCTACGCGAAACGCCGCCCTGA
- the rpmF gene encoding 50S ribosomal protein L32 encodes MATPKRRMSRANTRSRRSQWKAAPAELVGVTVAGQKRKVPRRLLKAARLGLIDLDRR; translated from the coding sequence ATGGCCACACCCAAGCGCAGGATGTCGCGTGCGAATACCCGGAGCCGGCGCTCGCAGTGGAAGGCCGCCCCGGCCGAACTCGTGGGCGTGACTGTGGCCGGTCAGAAGCGCAAAGTGCCTCGTCGGCTGCTCAAGGCCGCCCGGCTCGGTCTCATCGATCTCGACCGGCGCTAG
- a CDS encoding acyclic terpene utilization AtuA family protein has protein sequence MRIANCSGFYGDRLSAMREMLTGGGVDHPVDFVTGDYLAELTMLILGRDRMKNPERGYAKAFLTQLEDCLGLAHDRGVRIVANAGGLNPAGLADAIRALSERLGIPARVAHVEGDDLQPRATELGLGTPLTANAYLGAWGIADCLKAGADVVVTGRVTDASVIVGSAAAHFDWGRTDYNQLAGAVVAGHVIECGVQATGGNFSFFTEVADLTHAGFPLAEVNADGSAVITKHPGTGGLVSVDTVTAQLLYEISGARYANPDVTARMDSIELSADGPDRVRISGVVGEPPPPTLKVSTNSIGGFRNSMTFVLTGLDIEAKADLVRHQLEAALTVKPAELEWTLARTDHPDADTEETASALLRCVVRDPDPANVGRQFSSAAVELALASYPGFTSTAPPSDGQVYGVFVPGYVDAKLVPHIAVHPDGTRTEIPCATDTLKLAPADPPPLPDPLPVGPIRRAPLGLIAGARSGDKGGSANVGVWVRTDDQWRWLANTMTVELLKQLLPETADLEVTRHVLPNLRAVNFVIEGILGQGVAYQARFDPQAKGLGEWLRSRHVDIPESLL, from the coding sequence GTGCGGATCGCGAACTGCTCTGGTTTCTATGGAGACCGGCTGTCAGCCATGCGGGAAATGCTCACCGGCGGCGGTGTCGATCACCCGGTGGACTTTGTCACCGGCGACTACTTGGCCGAGTTGACCATGCTGATCCTGGGCCGCGACCGAATGAAGAACCCCGAGCGTGGCTATGCCAAGGCCTTCCTGACCCAACTCGAAGACTGCCTCGGGTTGGCTCACGACCGCGGAGTGCGCATCGTCGCCAACGCCGGCGGCCTGAACCCGGCCGGGCTGGCCGACGCAATACGGGCCCTGTCCGAGCGCCTGGGCATCCCCGCGCGGGTGGCCCACGTCGAAGGCGACGATCTGCAACCGCGCGCTACGGAATTGGGCCTCGGCACACCATTGACGGCCAACGCCTATCTGGGGGCCTGGGGCATCGCCGACTGCCTCAAAGCCGGAGCCGACGTGGTGGTCACCGGCAGGGTTACCGATGCTTCGGTGATCGTGGGATCCGCGGCGGCACACTTCGACTGGGGCCGCACTGACTACAACCAGCTGGCCGGCGCCGTGGTCGCCGGACACGTCATCGAATGCGGTGTGCAAGCCACCGGCGGCAACTTCTCGTTCTTCACCGAAGTCGCCGACCTCACCCACGCCGGCTTCCCGCTGGCCGAGGTCAACGCCGATGGCTCCGCGGTGATCACCAAACATCCCGGCACGGGCGGCCTGGTCAGCGTCGACACCGTGACCGCGCAGCTGCTCTATGAGATCTCCGGCGCTCGATATGCCAACCCGGACGTCACCGCCCGGATGGACAGCATCGAGCTGTCCGCCGACGGCCCAGACCGGGTGCGCATCAGCGGGGTGGTCGGCGAGCCGCCACCGCCCACCCTCAAGGTGTCGACGAACAGCATCGGCGGATTCCGCAACTCCATGACCTTCGTGCTGACCGGTCTGGATATCGAGGCCAAGGCCGACTTGGTACGCCACCAGCTAGAGGCCGCCCTGACCGTCAAACCCGCCGAACTCGAGTGGACGCTCGCCCGCACCGATCACCCCGACGCCGACACCGAAGAAACCGCCAGCGCTTTACTGCGCTGCGTGGTACGCGATCCCGACCCTGCCAACGTAGGCCGCCAGTTCTCCTCGGCAGCGGTCGAATTGGCGCTGGCCAGTTATCCGGGCTTCACTTCCACCGCCCCGCCAAGCGATGGTCAGGTGTACGGCGTATTCGTGCCGGGTTACGTCGACGCCAAACTGGTGCCCCACATCGCTGTGCACCCCGATGGGACTCGCACTGAGATTCCCTGCGCCACCGATACCTTGAAGCTGGCACCGGCGGATCCCCCGCCCCTGCCCGATCCACTGCCGGTCGGGCCGATCCGGCGCGCGCCGCTGGGCCTGATTGCCGGCGCCCGCAGCGGCGACAAGGGCGGCTCGGCCAACGTCGGAGTGTGGGTCCGCACCGACGACCAATGGCGCTGGCTGGCCAATACGATGACCGTCGAGCTACTCAAGCAGCTGCTTCCTGAGACGGCCGACCTCGAGGTCACCCGCCATGTTTTGCCCAACTTGCGGGCGGTGAACTTCGTCATCGAGGGCATCCTCGGTCAGGGCGTCGCCTACCAGGCACGATTTGATCCGCAGGCCAAGGGGCTGGGCGAATGGTTACGCAGCCGCCACGTCGATATCCCGGAGAGCCTGTTATGA
- a CDS encoding acyl-CoA dehydrogenase family protein, translating to MSIWTTPEREQLRRTVHSFAEREILPHIDDWERIGELPRDLHRRAGAAGLLGANFPEAVGGGGGDGADSVIICEEMHQAGAPGGVFASLFTCGIAVPHMIASGDQRLIDTFVRPTLTGEKIGALAITEPGGGSDVGHLRTSAVRDGDHYVVNGAKTYITSGVRADYVVTAVRTGGPGAAGVSLLVIEKGTPGFEVSRKLDKMGWRSSDTAELSYTDVRVPATNLVGTENSGFAQIGQAFVAERIGLAAQAYSSAQRCLDITVQWCRDRETFGRPLISRQSVQNTLAEMARRIDVARVYSRQLVERQLAGETSLIPQVCFAKNTAVEAGEWVAHQAVQLFGGMGYMAESEVERQYRDMRILGIGGGTTEILTALAAKLLGYQS from the coding sequence ATGAGCATCTGGACCACACCCGAGCGCGAGCAGCTGCGAAGGACCGTGCACTCGTTCGCCGAACGGGAGATCCTTCCCCACATCGATGATTGGGAACGCATCGGCGAATTGCCGCGTGACCTGCACCGGCGCGCAGGCGCCGCCGGACTGTTGGGCGCAAACTTTCCCGAGGCGGTCGGCGGCGGCGGCGGCGACGGCGCCGATTCGGTGATCATCTGCGAGGAGATGCACCAGGCCGGAGCACCGGGCGGAGTCTTCGCGTCACTGTTCACCTGTGGAATCGCGGTGCCGCACATGATCGCATCGGGTGATCAGCGGCTGATCGACACCTTCGTGCGCCCGACACTGACCGGCGAGAAGATCGGCGCGCTGGCCATCACCGAACCCGGCGGCGGCTCTGACGTCGGGCATCTACGAACCAGCGCGGTGCGAGACGGCGACCACTATGTGGTCAACGGCGCCAAGACCTACATCACATCCGGGGTCCGCGCAGACTACGTGGTGACCGCGGTGCGCACCGGCGGACCTGGCGCCGCAGGAGTCTCGCTGCTGGTGATCGAGAAGGGCACACCCGGATTCGAGGTCAGCCGCAAACTGGACAAGATGGGCTGGCGCTCCTCAGACACCGCAGAGCTGTCCTACACCGATGTGCGGGTTCCGGCCACCAATCTGGTCGGCACCGAGAACAGCGGGTTCGCCCAGATTGGGCAGGCGTTCGTCGCCGAAAGAATAGGCCTTGCCGCCCAGGCCTATTCGAGTGCGCAGCGGTGCCTGGACATCACCGTGCAGTGGTGCCGCGACCGGGAGACATTCGGCCGGCCGCTGATCTCCCGACAATCGGTGCAGAACACGCTAGCCGAGATGGCCCGCCGCATCGACGTCGCTCGCGTCTATTCGCGCCAACTGGTCGAGCGCCAGCTCGCCGGCGAAACCAGCCTGATCCCGCAGGTGTGTTTCGCCAAGAACACCGCCGTGGAGGCCGGCGAATGGGTGGCCCATCAGGCCGTCCAGCTTTTCGGCGGCATGGGCTACATGGCCGAATCCGAAGTCGAACGCCAATACCGGGATATGCGGATACTCGGTATCGGCGGCGGGACCACAGAAATACTGACCGCACTGGCCGCCAAACTGTTGGGGTATCAATCATGA